One window of Denticeps clupeoides unplaced genomic scaffold, fDenClu1.1, whole genome shotgun sequence genomic DNA carries:
- the LOC114781164 gene encoding fibronectin type III domain-containing protein 7-like produces the protein MGWGDLKTLTACTLIIFGSQIRAQGISLTQYTVTSKSITVQWSLYSGASSYKITAIPKTAGLPSFVEFGGNTVLGTVNGLSPNTIYTIEAEAMNASRTVLNHAELDVSTAPDVPTIKLATSKQSDSITVEFTDVLGAASYILRAETADGSFFSEAPVAGSPGTIQGLQPYTTYSVSVLSVNSAKAQSQPSYPMEAKTVLAAPQLNCSSSSNDSIQLRWEPVGRAVLYTLNVIMAGADSRRRLNTTASSLELGQLEAGTSYCITVYAWDPENRPGDQATVCQITRPSKPRVLDMIAMWGEVPNLLVMWNMSQGVQMCQVVSSSGLRCTSNSSSCSISPIRCGETHSITLTAYNQAGPSVPSDPSEFISFPCPPNPVWVLEPQPGNCSVEWANVSGAEYYTTFVKSDDGVEETCNNTRTSCRYRCLCGYTYVITVFAHNRAGISPPGPVFNYTTLPCCPGNVFISLVSMDTLEIVWSAVRGADLYETRAVDQSAVILCNDTAPACALSDLTCNSRYSVVVTPCSDLRGCNRTCQPQTHETAPCMPEIQNVSRTNNSGVSVTWRDNNNAANYTVSLLGQSDTRTCQSSGTSCQVSQLSCGNTYEVSVIAMTTGGFSLPSYTVPLETAPCCPVSLTVSQVTQSMSNVSWSSAQGAHTFLTSLSSPRGQARCHTQDRHCLMGCITCGTNYSVSMEAVSLTGYKAVCTYQGFSSSDCCPSGVRLYRAANNTLRIYWRSSSSQRPLVVDVYGSTANYTCTSAPTGNSCDVAEITCGNVYAVVVAPVYPDGTKVSFCPLRMYSVSCLGNILGTVIYRGRRSVD, from the exons ATGGGCTGGGGAGATCTAAAAACGCTTACAGCATGTACCTTAATCATCTTTGGCTCCCAG ATCAGAGCTCAAG GTATAAGCCTCACTCAGTATACTGTAACATCAAAGAGCATAACCGTCCAGTGGAGTCTGTACTCAGGCGCAAGCTCGTACAAAATCACTGCCATTCCCAAAACGGCTGGGCTGCCCTCCTTCGTGGAATTCGGTGGCAACACAGTCCTGGGCACAGTGAACGGCCTGTCCCCTAACACCATTTACACCATCGAAGCCGAGGCCATGAATGCATCCAGGACTGTTCTGAACCACGCTGAACTTGACGTGAGCACGG CACCTGATGTTCCAACAATTAAGCTGGCCACATCCAAGCAGAGCGACAGCATTACGGTGGAGTTTACAGATGTCCTCGGCGCTGCATCGTACATCCTGCGAGCGGAAACTGCCGACGGGTCTTTCTTCTCGGAGGCGCCGGTGGCCGGCTCTCCCGGCACCATCCAGGGTCTCCAGCCCTACACGACGTACTCCGTCAGCGTGCTGTCCGTCAACAGCGCCAAGGCACAGAGTCAGCCCTCATACCCGATGGAGGCAAAGACAG tactaGCAGCTCCCCAGCTCAACTGCAGTTCGTCCAGCAACGACAGCATCCAGCTGCGCTGGGAGCCGGTTGGCCGCGCGGTGCTGTACACTCTCAACGTCATCATGGCGGGTGCGGACAGCCGGCGGCGGCTCAACACCACGGCCTCCAGCCTAGAGCTGGGGCAGCTGGAGGCGGGGACCTCCTACTGCATCACGGTCTACGCCTGGGACCCCGAGAACCGGCCTGGAGACCAGGCCACCGTCTGCCAGATCACAC GTCCCTCCAAGCCTCGTGTGCTGGACATGATAGCTATGTGGGGCGAGGTACCAAACTTGCTGGTAATGTGGAACATGTCACAGGGGGTGCAGATGTGCCAGGTCGTGAGCTCCAGTGGACTCAGGTGCACCTCCaactcctccagctgctccatCTCTCCCATCCGCTGTGGGGAAACTCACTCCATCACCCTCACCGCGTACAACCAGGCAGGGCCCAGCGTGCCCTCTGACCCCTCGGAATTCATCAGCT tcccCTGTCCACCAAACCCCGTGTGGGTGTTGGAGCCACAGCCAGGTAACTGCTCAGTGGAATGGGCCAATGTCTCGGGGGCGGAGTACTATACCACCTTCGTGAAGAGCGACGACGGTGTGGAGGAGACCTGCAACAACACTCGCACATCCTGCCGCTACCGCTGCCTCTGCGGCTACACCTACGTCATCACCGTCTTCGCCCACAACCGCGCTGGGATCAGCCCTCCTGGACCCGTGTTCAACTACACAACAC TTCCTTGCTGTCCGGGGAATGTGTTCATCTCCCTGGTTTCCATGGACACACTGGAGATCGTATGGTCAGCGGTGCGAGGGGCGGACCTGTACGAGACGCGAGCTGTGGACCAATCAGCAGTGATCCTGTGTAACGACACGGCGCCCGCGTGCGCGCTGTCCGACCTCACCTGCAACAGCCGCTACAGTGTGGTGGTCACGCCCTGCAGCGACCTGAGGGGCTGCAACCGCACCTGCCAACCGCAAACACACGAGACGG CTCCCTGTATGCCAGAGATCCAGAACGTCTCCAGGACCAACAACAGCGGTGTGTCTGTTACCTGGCGCGACAACAACAATGCGGCCAATTACACGGTCAGTCTGCTCGGCCAGAGCGACACGCGCACCTGTCAGTCAAGCGGCACGTCCTGTCAGGTGTCACAGCTGTCCTGTGGCAACACCTACGAGGTCAGTGTCATTGCCATGACAACAGGAGGATTCAGCCTGCCCAGCTATACTGTTCCCCTGGAAACTG cTCCATGCTGCCCGGTGTCTCTGACCGTGAGTCAGGTGACCCAGTCCATGAGCAACGTCAGCTGGTCCTCGGCGCAGGGCGCCCACACCTTCCTCACCTCGCTCTCCTCCCCGCGAGGCCAGGCCCGATGCCACACCCAAGACAGGCACTGCCTGATGGGGTGCATCACCTGCGGGACCAACTACTCTGTTTCCATGGAAGCAGTGAGCCTCACAGGGTACAAGGCCGTGTGCACCTACCAGGGCTTCTCTTCTA GTGACTGCTGTCCCTCGGGCGTGCGACTCTACCGTGCAGCTAACAACACGCTGCGCATTTACTGGCGCTCGTCTAGCTCACAGCGCCCCCTAGTTGTGGACGTCTACGGCAGCACAGCCAACTACACCTGCACAAGCGCCCCCACAGGAAACAGCTGCGACGTGGCAGAGATCACCTGCGGCAACGTCTACGCCGTGGTCGTGGCGCCTGTCTACCCAGATGGGACAAAAGTCTCCTTCTGTCCACTCAGGATGTATTCAG TATCCTGCTTAGGAAACATCCTTGGAACCG TGATC